In Ruminococcaceae bacterium BL-6, a genomic segment contains:
- a CDS encoding conserved protein of unknown function (Evidence 4 : Unknown function but conserved in other organisms), translating into MAPSYYPMKTDYKCKYSKCPYGGVVSKDIAVKDGQNYYHPECFKEMNNRKQIIDIFYKYINKDEVGANLRRIVDLIIDSKKATSEFLLYALCYVIHHKIPLHHAAGLYYIINNDDIKQAYKKYKYKQMPKVDISKTEKAKDVKFEVKQDKKNSWDKILE; encoded by the coding sequence ATGGCTCCTTCCTATTATCCTATGAAAACAGATTATAAATGTAAGTACAGTAAATGTCCATATGGAGGGGTTGTATCAAAAGATATAGCTGTCAAAGATGGGCAGAATTATTATCATCCGGAATGTTTTAAAGAAATGAATAACAGAAAACAGATCATTGATATTTTTTATAAGTATATAAACAAAGATGAAGTGGGTGCTAATTTACGCAGAATTGTAGATCTTATTATTGATTCAAAGAAAGCGACAAGTGAATTTTTGCTCTATGCCCTATGCTATGTTATTCATCATAAAATACCGCTTCATCATGCGGCTGGGTTATATTACATAATTAATAATGACGATATTAAACAAGCATATAAAAAATATAAATATAAGCAAATGCCTAAAGTAGATATATCAAAAACTGAAAAAGCAAAAGATGTGAAATTTGAGGTTAAACAGGATAAAAAGAATAGTTGGGATAAAATATTGGAGTGA
- a CDS encoding Single-stranded DNA-binding protein, whose translation MALNNCSFVGRLVADAEVRTVGETEVANFTIAVDRNYVGKNKERETDFIRVVAWAGLSKFVSQWFHKGDEIAVTGELNVRNYEDKEGKKRSTFEIKANTLNFCGSKAQSDSNNSSKPDKSTGKSNNFEEMDDSNLPF comes from the coding sequence ATGGCACTTAATAATTGTTCGTTTGTAGGCCGTCTTGTGGCTGATGCAGAAGTTAGGACGGTAGGAGAAACAGAGGTAGCAAATTTTACCATTGCGGTAGATCGTAACTATGTAGGTAAGAATAAGGAACGTGAAACAGATTTTATTCGTGTAGTTGCATGGGCTGGGCTTAGTAAGTTTGTTTCACAGTGGTTTCATAAGGGGGATGAAATTGCAGTTACAGGCGAACTAAATGTTCGTAATTACGAAGATAAAGAAGGAAAGAAACGTAGCACTTTTGAAATTAAGGCTAATACGTTGAATTTCTGTGGTTCAAAGGCACAGTCTGATAGCAACAATTCAAGTAAGCCTGACAAGTCAACTGGTAAGAGTAACAATTTTGAAGAAATGGATGATTCCAATCTTCCGTTTTAA
- a CDS encoding protein of unknown function (Evidence 5 : Unknown function): MRNISDINDIQAESGVICTLLFHPDFILHSDFLKPSHFSDKKNSCIYWAIQELYKSGVDKIDSFNLSSIINSNSAVKKKMEEFDIRSLDELIDLAKNVERNTVDEYLIIARQVTSLAFKRTLYKKLNELQGDCFDDKYDLGKLNTKVYNEIDKIAEDFMLDDTVELFGQKYDSIIKEIKDRQTSNGNYGLPSKFPTFNKYFQYERNELVVYRAKRKMGKSCLLMNECIHKLQNNCAVAYLDSEMSDRNFTERALANLSGVPVYKIKNGSYTPSEEQLINEAGNFLKRSKLCHMYDPNWTFDKIYTCCKTLQYKMGLDFLIFDYMKSGEVDSDRQYNSLGNFTNFLKNNISGGLNIPVATACQSNRKGDVADSFKIEQFCSTEIVLRQKTQDEIETDGEDCGNYAATILLNRNGSQMDEDDYIDLLFDGKTTTISEAKKQHEKKELPI; this comes from the coding sequence TTGAGAAATATTTCAGATATTAATGATATTCAAGCTGAATCTGGTGTAATTTGTACTTTACTTTTTCATCCTGATTTTATTTTACATAGTGATTTTTTGAAACCATCTCATTTTTCAGATAAAAAAAATAGTTGTATCTATTGGGCAATTCAAGAATTATATAAATCAGGCGTAGATAAAATAGATTCTTTCAATTTGTCAAGCATAATTAATAGCAATAGTGCTGTTAAAAAGAAAATGGAAGAATTCGATATTAGATCGTTAGATGAGTTAATTGATCTTGCTAAAAATGTTGAGAGAAATACAGTTGATGAATATCTTATAATTGCGCGTCAGGTAACATCTTTGGCGTTTAAGAGAACGTTATATAAGAAATTAAACGAATTACAAGGAGATTGTTTTGATGACAAATATGATTTAGGTAAATTAAATACGAAAGTATATAATGAAATAGATAAAATAGCAGAAGATTTTATGTTGGATGACACGGTAGAACTATTTGGGCAAAAGTATGATTCAATTATCAAAGAAATTAAAGATCGTCAAACATCAAACGGTAATTATGGATTACCATCAAAATTTCCAACATTTAATAAGTATTTTCAATATGAAAGAAATGAACTGGTAGTATATCGAGCTAAAAGGAAAATGGGAAAATCCTGTTTACTAATGAACGAGTGTATTCATAAACTTCAAAATAATTGTGCTGTTGCTTATTTGGATTCTGAAATGAGCGATAGAAATTTTACAGAAAGAGCATTAGCAAATCTTTCCGGTGTTCCAGTTTATAAAATCAAAAACGGTTCATATACTCCTTCAGAAGAACAGTTAATTAATGAGGCTGGTAACTTTTTGAAACGATCAAAGCTTTGTCATATGTATGATCCAAATTGGACATTTGATAAGATATATACTTGTTGCAAAACATTACAATATAAAATGGGACTTGACTTTCTAATTTTTGATTATATGAAATCAGGAGAGGTAGATTCTGATCGTCAATATAATTCATTAGGTAATTTTACAAATTTCCTCAAAAATAATATCAGCGGAGGATTAAATATTCCTGTTGCTACAGCATGCCAAAGCAATCGGAAAGGTGATGTAGCGGATTCATTTAAGATTGAACAATTTTGTTCTACAGAAATAGTGCTAAGGCAAAAAACACAAGATGAAATTGAAACAGATGGAGAAGATTGCGGAAATTATGCTGCGACAATTCTTTTAAATCGAAATGGAAGTCAAATGGACGAAGATGATTATATTGATCTTCTGTTTGATGGCAAGACAACAACAATCAGCGAAGCAAAAAAGCAACACGAAAAGAAAGAACTGCCAATATAA
- a CDS encoding conserved protein of unknown function (Evidence 4 : Unknown function but conserved in other organisms): MAFTKAKREKIYPKIALIGPSGSGKSYTALRLATGYVKKLGSNKKIYYIDSEGGRGKYYADKFDYEYCEIKEPYSPENYIKIIDEAASCDDCGVLIVDSTTHEWSGKGGLLEQHANMPGNSYTNWSKLTPRHNKFVDKILYAPVCMITTVRGKDEYVLEDKNGKQVPKKVGVGGEQRGNFEYEMTIAFNIDQNTHVASVSKDNTGMFDNQFNVLTEEDGARIYDWANSGETPAVPKKPVETVKAESAQSSEFNLETVTLDDLHKELFELCKQKATVDHDALETALKEAKTRNPYKIEDINVAKELYKKLIKIKEDK, encoded by the coding sequence ATGGCATTTACAAAAGCAAAGCGCGAAAAAATTTATCCTAAAATTGCACTTATTGGCCCTTCTGGAAGCGGTAAAAGTTATACTGCTCTTAGATTAGCAACTGGATATGTAAAGAAGTTAGGTAGTAATAAAAAGATTTACTACATAGACAGCGAAGGTGGGCGCGGTAAGTATTATGCGGATAAGTTTGATTATGAATATTGTGAAATTAAGGAGCCTTATTCACCTGAAAATTATATTAAAATAATTGACGAAGCTGCTAGTTGTGATGATTGTGGTGTTTTAATTGTTGACAGCACTACGCATGAATGGTCTGGTAAAGGCGGTTTGCTTGAACAGCATGCTAATATGCCGGGTAATTCATATACAAACTGGTCTAAATTGACTCCTAGGCATAATAAATTTGTTGATAAAATTCTTTATGCTCCTGTTTGTATGATTACTACTGTTAGAGGCAAAGACGAATACGTTCTTGAAGATAAGAATGGAAAACAGGTTCCTAAGAAAGTTGGAGTTGGTGGGGAACAGCGTGGTAACTTTGAATACGAAATGACTATCGCTTTTAATATTGATCAAAACACACACGTTGCTTCTGTAAGCAAAGATAATACAGGAATGTTTGATAATCAGTTTAATGTTTTGACAGAAGAAGATGGAGCACGAATTTATGATTGGGCAAATAGCGGAGAAACTCCTGCCGTACCTAAGAAGCCTGTAGAAACAGTAAAGGCAGAGTCTGCTCAATCTTCTGAATTTAATCTTGAGACAGTAACATTAGATGATCTACATAAAGAATTGTTTGAGCTTTGTAAGCAGAAAGCAACAGTAGATCATGATGCTCTTGAAACAGCATTGAAGGAAGCAAAGACAAGAAATCCGTACAAAATCGAAGATATTAATGTGGCAAAGGAACTTTATAAGAAACTGATTAAAATTAAGGAGGACAAATAA